A genomic region of Syntrophorhabdaceae bacterium contains the following coding sequences:
- a CDS encoding MOSC domain-containing protein: MVGKIVSVNISKDKGEKKHNVGQCMLIRDKGLKDDAHAGFMHRQVSLLSTDSIAKIKEKGIDVGYGDFAENLTTEGIELFTLPVGTKLRVGGGIILRVTQIGKECHAGCAIFQQVGDCVMPREGVFAEVLTEGEVKTGDEIEVIR, translated from the coding sequence ATGGTTGGTAAGATAGTATCGGTCAACATCAGTAAAGACAAAGGCGAGAAGAAACATAATGTAGGGCAATGCATGCTTATTCGGGATAAGGGTCTGAAAGACGATGCCCATGCCGGCTTCATGCACAGGCAGGTGAGCCTTCTTTCAACGGACAGTATCGCAAAGATCAAAGAAAAAGGGATCGACGTGGGTTACGGGGATTTCGCGGAGAACCTTACAACGGAAGGGATCGAACTTTTTACATTGCCCGTGGGAACAAAACTGAGAGTAGGCGGGGGCATTATCCTCCGCGTGACGCAGATAGGAAAAGAATGTCACGCCGGGTGCGCGATCTTCCAGCAGGTCGGCGATTGCGTGATGCCGAGGGAAGGGGTATTCGCGGAGGTACTCACAGAAGGTGAAGTGAAGACAGGGGATGAGATAGAAGTGATACGATGA
- a CDS encoding MogA/MoaB family molybdenum cofactor biosynthesis protein, whose product MKYKVAIITVSDKGSRGERVDTSGPALKEFLGDAYDVREIVIVPDEIPVIADAIKRLIDNEKVDLVVTTGGTGVAKRDVTPEATRSVIDRELPGFAEVIRIESYKITPHGIISRGICGIRGESMIINLPGSPKGAVECLGFVIDAIPHALAKIKGDPADCA is encoded by the coding sequence ATGAAATATAAGGTTGCAATTATAACGGTCAGTGATAAGGGTTCGAGGGGGGAGCGGGTAGATACGAGCGGACCTGCCCTGAAAGAATTCCTTGGTGATGCATACGATGTGCGTGAGATCGTCATCGTGCCCGACGAGATCCCGGTAATAGCTGATGCGATAAAAAGGCTCATCGATAACGAGAAGGTTGACCTTGTTGTCACGACAGGCGGCACAGGGGTCGCAAAGCGGGATGTCACCCCGGAAGCGACACGATCGGTGATCGACAGGGAGCTGCCCGGCTTTGCGGAAGTGATCCGGATAGAGAGCTATAAAATAACGCCCCACGGTATCATATCGAGAGGTATCTGCGGTATCCGCGGCGAGAGCATGATAATCAACCTCCCGGGGAGTCCGAAAGGCGCCGTCGAATGCCTCGGCTTTGTCATCGATGCCATTCCCCACGCACTCGCAAAGATCAAGGGCGAC